The sequence GTTCCAGGAACGGCTCAAGGCGCTGTTCAAGACCAAGACTCGCGACCAATGGTGCGCGATCATGGAAGGCAGCGAAATCTGCTTCGCGCCCGTGCTGACGATGACCGAGGCGCCGCAGCATCCGCACAACCGCCATCGCGGCACCTTCGTCGAGATCGACGGCGTGGTGCAGCCGGCGCCCGCGCCGCGCTTCAGCCGCACGCCGAGCAAGATCCAGCGTCCGCCGGCGCGTCCCGGCGAGCATACCGAGGAAGGCCTGCAGGCGTGGGGTTTCAGCGCGGCCGAGCTCGAACAGCTGCGCGCAAGCGGCGCGATCGGCGTGCGCGACGCGCAGCCGAAGGCGGCCGCCGGAAGTTAAGGTCGCGGCGCCGCGCGCGGCGGCCGATAGCTCATCGCGCCGCGAGCAGCGCCGCCAGGTCACAGCCGACGAGATCGCCGATCCGCTCAACGGTGATGTCGGCCGGCGGGTAGCTCGCGACGTCGGCGGCGTGCGCATAGTGGCCCTGACGCGGAAAGACCGTGGTCACCCGCTCGCCCCACACTTTTTTGACCGACGCCAGGATTCGCACCTTGTCGTCGACGAGCACGTAGTGTTCCGCCGGATAGAGCGTCTCGACTTCCGCAAGTTCCTGCTCCTTGTGGATGTAAATCAGCACGCGTCCCTCGACCGCCTCGAAGAGCCCCGAGCGCCTGACCTTGCGCGGCTGAAACACCACGTCGCCGTCGGACAGGATGACGGTCGGTCCGAAGGCGGAGAGATGCGCGACCGCGTCAAGCGAACCGGGATAGAGCCGGTTGGCGAACGGATAATCGACCAGGTACGCGGAAACCTCGTAAAGATGCGTATCGTGGGGATGCTCGACGCGGTAGCGCTGCAGCGCGCCCAGGTAGTCGGCGTAGCCGAGTTCTTGTCGCAGTTCTTCAAAGATGGCCCAGTAGCGTTCCTGCGGATCCTTGCCGACCTCGCGCGTCAGATGGCGGCGCAAGTCGTCGGCCACGCGATCGTTGTCGAGCAGGGTGTTGTCGACATCGAGCAGGAACACGACCGGGACTGGAGCATTCGATGACGCCGGCATAACTCCTCGCGGGGCGAAATCGCGCCCGCCAATAAGATCGCAGGCGGCGGCGGTTGCAACAAGATCGCACGCGCTTCTCGCGCCTGCGATTTTGCGCTATCTGGCGTCATGGCCGGCGGCGTGCGCATCGTCGGCCCGTCCTAAGCAGTCGAGCGCAACGGAGGTTCCGGATGAAACGCGAGGTCCCCGAGAAGGAAAGTGAACGCCGCACAGCGCGGCCGTTTACCGGCAAGCAATTCCTGGAAAGCATCCGGGATTCGCGCGAGGTCTGGATCTACGGCGAACGGGTCAAGGACGTGACCACTCATCCTGCGTTCCGCAACTCGGCGCGGATGCTGGCGCGGATGTACGACGCGCTGCACGATCCGCAAAAGAGTCCCGTGCTCACCGCGCCCACCGATACCGGCAACGGCGGCTTCACGCACAAGTTCTACAAGGTCCCGCGCAGCGCCGAGGACCTGGTGGGCGCGCGCGACGCG is a genomic window of Candidatus Binataceae bacterium containing:
- a CDS encoding HAD family hydrolase, whose product is MPASSNAPVPVVFLLDVDNTLLDNDRVADDLRRHLTREVGKDPQERYWAIFEELRQELGYADYLGALQRYRVEHPHDTHLYEVSAYLVDYPFANRLYPGSLDAVAHLSAFGPTVILSDGDVVFQPRKVRRSGLFEAVEGRVLIYIHKEQELAEVETLYPAEHYVLVDDKVRILASVKKVWGERVTTVFPRQGHYAHAADVASYPPADITVERIGDLVGCDLAALLAAR